The Streptomyces racemochromogenes DNA segment TCACGAACACCCTGCTCACGGCCCGCTGCCCGGTGGTCTTCGCGCCCGCGATGCACACCGAGATGTGGGAGCACCCCGCCACCCAGGAGAACGTGGCCGTGCTGCGCCGCCGCGGCGCCGTCGTCATCGAGCCCGCCGTCGGGCGGCTGACCGGCAAGGACACCGGCAAGGGCCGGCTGCCCGACCCCGAGGAGATCTTCGAGGTCTGCCGCAGGGTGCTGGCCCGGGGCGGCGCGGAGCCCGACCTCGCCGGTCGGCACGTGGTGGTCAGCGCCGGCGGCACCCGCGAGCCGCTGGACCCGGTCCGCTTCCTCGGCAACCGCTCCTCCGGCAAGCAGGGCTACGCCCTCGCCCGCACCGCCGCCGCGCGCGGGGCCCGGGTCACCCTGGTCGCCGCCAACACCGCGCTGCCCGACCCGGCCGGGGTGGACGTCGTACGGGTGGGGACGGCCCTCCAGCTGCGCGAGGCCGTGCTCAAGGCCGCCGCGGACGCCGACGCGGTGGTGATGGCCGCGGCGGTGGCCGACTTCCGCCCGGCCGTGTACGCCGACGGCAAGATCAAGAAGAAGGACGGCCGGGACCCCGAGCCGGTGGCCCTCGTGCGCAACCCCGACGTCCTCGCGGAGGTCTCCGCCGAGCGGGCCCCGGAGGGCCAGATCGTCGTCGGCTTCGCCGCCGAGACGGACGACGTGCTCGCCAACGGCCGGGCCAAGCTCCGGCGCAAGGGGTGCGACCTCCTCGTGGTCAATGAGGTCGGCGCGGATAAGACCTTCGGTTCCGAGGAGAACGAGGCCGTCATCCTCGCTTCGGACGGGTCAGAGACTCCCGTACCCTATGGTCCGAAGGAAGCTCTGGCGGATGTCATCTGGGACCAGGTCGCCCCGCGACTCGCCCCCCGACGTGATCTTCGCCGCGCCTGAGCGTTTTCCTTCTCGTGGGTACATCCGTGCGCAAGAATGGAGTGCCGCAGGTCACACGGCTCCCATTGGGCGAGACGGGTGGTCCTGCGGACGGTGGCGACCGATAAACTGCACTTGGAACGTGATCGGGCGCAGCCCCCGGTGTGGTTCCGCCAAATGATCAGCCAGCAGCCGCTGCAACCCCAGGGAGCGTTGTGTCCCGTCGCCTGTTCACCTCGGAGTCCGTGACCGAGGGTCACCCCGACAAGATCGCTGACCAGATCAGCGACACGATCCTCGACGCGCTCCTCACCGAGGACCCGACCTCGCGTGTGGCCGTGGAGACTCTCATCACGACCGGTCTCGTGCACATCGCGGGCGAGGTGACGACCAAGGCGTACGCGCCGATCGCCCAGCTCGTCCGCGAGAAGATCCTCGAGATCGGCTACGACTCGTCCAAGAAGGGCTTCGACGGCGCCTCCTGCGGCGTGTCGGTGTCCATCGGCGCCCAGTCGCCCGACATCGCCCAGGGTGTCGACACGGCCTACGAGTCCCGCGTCGAGGGTGACGAGGACGAGCTCGACAAGCAGGGTGCCGGCGACCAGGGCCTGATGTTCGGCTACGCCACGGACGAGACGCCCGAGCTGATGCCGCTGCCGATCCACATCGCGCACCGCCTCTCGCGCCGCCTGTCCGAGGTCCGCAAGAACGGCACCATCCCGTACCTGCGCCCCGACGGCAAGACCCAGGTCACCATCGAGTACGACGGCGACAAGCCGGTCCGCCTCGACACGGTCGTCGTGTCCTCGCAGCACGCCGCCGACATCGACCTCGACTCGCTGCTCGCGCCCGACATCCGCGAGTTCGTCGTCGAGCACGTGCTCGCGCAGCTCGTCGAGGACGGCATCAAGCTGGACACCGAGGGCTACCGGCTGCTGGTGAACCCGACCGGCCGCTTCGAGATCGGCGGCCCGATGGGCGACGCCGGCCTGACCGGCCGCAAGATCATCA contains these protein-coding regions:
- the coaBC gene encoding bifunctional phosphopantothenoylcysteine decarboxylase/phosphopantothenate--cysteine ligase CoaBC, with product MDKPKVVLGVSGGIAAYKACELLRRLTESGHDVRVVPTAASLNFVGEATWAALSGNPASTEVWETVHEVPHVRIGQAADLVVVAPATADMLAKAAHGLADDLLTNTLLTARCPVVFAPAMHTEMWEHPATQENVAVLRRRGAVVIEPAVGRLTGKDTGKGRLPDPEEIFEVCRRVLARGGAEPDLAGRHVVVSAGGTREPLDPVRFLGNRSSGKQGYALARTAAARGARVTLVAANTALPDPAGVDVVRVGTALQLREAVLKAAADADAVVMAAAVADFRPAVYADGKIKKKDGRDPEPVALVRNPDVLAEVSAERAPEGQIVVGFAAETDDVLANGRAKLRRKGCDLLVVNEVGADKTFGSEENEAVILASDGSETPVPYGPKEALADVIWDQVAPRLAPRRDLRRA
- the metK gene encoding methionine adenosyltransferase; translated protein: MSRRLFTSESVTEGHPDKIADQISDTILDALLTEDPTSRVAVETLITTGLVHIAGEVTTKAYAPIAQLVREKILEIGYDSSKKGFDGASCGVSVSIGAQSPDIAQGVDTAYESRVEGDEDELDKQGAGDQGLMFGYATDETPELMPLPIHIAHRLSRRLSEVRKNGTIPYLRPDGKTQVTIEYDGDKPVRLDTVVVSSQHAADIDLDSLLAPDIREFVVEHVLAQLVEDGIKLDTEGYRLLVNPTGRFEIGGPMGDAGLTGRKIIIDTYGGMARHGGGAFSGKDPSKVDRSAAYAMRWVAKNVVAAGLAARCEVQVAYAIGKAEPVGLFVETFGTAKVDVQKIEDAIAEVFDLRPAAIIRDLDLLRPIYAQTAAYGHFGRELPDFTWERTDRVDALRAAAGL